In Gemmata obscuriglobus, a single genomic region encodes these proteins:
- a CDS encoding SPFH domain-containing protein yields MHDGARGAGLHLKAPWPVDSVLRIDRRLQSFDLPAVEALTRDPVTRTVDKTLAVDAFVTWQIPDAAAADRFVKTVRTPEQARKLLGPIINGRLATVISTMPIEDLIGVTDTQLTLAAVAGGPILGLPESSFRADDVRLIDERNERVRRKLLGAGPADDLRAKALEEYGIQVIDVRVRRFSYPNDVRASIAERIRSERAKKVAEYESEGRKRAADITTDADRAARIVEADARAQKTVIEGQAAADAARIRAAAYAQDREFYLFLEQLKSFQAMLAETRDTLLLTTKHPLLRIIQGPPTAPPPPK; encoded by the coding sequence CTGCACGACGGCGCCCGCGGCGCCGGGCTGCACCTCAAGGCCCCGTGGCCGGTCGATTCGGTGCTCCGCATCGACCGGCGGTTGCAGTCGTTCGACCTGCCGGCGGTCGAGGCGCTGACCCGCGACCCGGTCACCCGCACGGTGGACAAGACCCTCGCCGTCGACGCCTTCGTCACCTGGCAGATCCCCGACGCCGCCGCCGCGGACCGGTTCGTGAAGACGGTCCGCACCCCCGAGCAGGCCCGCAAGCTGCTCGGGCCGATCATCAACGGCCGCCTCGCCACCGTCATCAGCACCATGCCGATCGAGGACCTGATCGGCGTGACCGACACGCAGCTCACCCTCGCCGCGGTCGCCGGCGGCCCGATCCTCGGGCTCCCGGAGTCGTCCTTCCGCGCCGACGACGTGCGGCTGATCGACGAGCGCAACGAGCGGGTGCGCCGCAAGCTGCTCGGGGCCGGCCCGGCCGACGACCTCCGCGCCAAGGCCCTGGAGGAGTACGGCATCCAGGTGATCGACGTCCGGGTGCGCCGGTTCAGCTACCCGAACGACGTGCGGGCCAGCATCGCCGAGCGCATCCGCTCCGAGCGCGCCAAGAAGGTCGCCGAGTACGAGAGCGAGGGCCGCAAGCGGGCCGCGGACATCACCACCGACGCCGACCGCGCGGCCCGCATCGTGGAGGCCGACGCGCGGGCGCAGAAGACCGTGATCGAGGGCCAGGCCGCCGCCGACGCCGCCCGCATCCGCGCCGCCGCCTACGCCCAGGACCGCGAGTTCTACCTGTTCCTCGAACAGTTGAAGTCGTTCCAGGCGATGCTGGCCGAGACCCGCGACACGCTGCTGCTGACCACCAAGCACCCGCTGCTGCGGATCATCCAGGGGCCGCCGACCGCCCCGCCCCCGCCGAAGTAA